In Sorghum bicolor cultivar BTx623 chromosome 10, Sorghum_bicolor_NCBIv3, whole genome shotgun sequence, one genomic interval encodes:
- the LOC8069196 gene encoding uncharacterized protein LOC8069196 encodes MGRGSIAAFASYRPPCQWDIFSCPIPPTGGGSDEVHLSDGVSYNHNGRPIPAAALKALIAKKPELAAECGATADDVDTGRATGLVFVSEREEGLETLHVALRFDGKVKVLSLADIYGADTFGGVRMEDSGCFGGGLAPDAADDPCIVYVSTKKPVEKRRTPWTVVYRTNLRTGETVRLTPDGEYDLSPAVSPSGKRVAVAKFSDNKWSGEIEHLKTDIVVMIMNVDRNAQGGGKPLDDRAVCIQDAGWPSWGSDNVIFFHRAVDKKDDPDSDRLTPHWGVYRYDIAAGRTEPVTPGNIYAMTPAAISETKVAVATIRQRTNQMGGARDADMFRHIEIFDVPGPGGTQQPSVKITQVVWPKADHYNPFVLHGGACIGYHRATTERLLEETGKSNVARSFDKLQSVHKDVDVFRVSGVFPTVSSDGSKLAFVDNEFKAVWVADEPRGLRVVWEWRRPNSVFSTAWNHDPDKDVLYVCVGPAFSADSRLEIHAIFNASGDESQRQLRKLTAGGFNNAFPSSNPAGTKIVFRSTKDAPPPPPGGFRQKNLYIMEDAMEGESAGVTRLTDGDWTDTHCQWSPSGDWIVFSSSRHKPDGAPKTDNFLDPGYFGVYLVNPASPKAVVRVMTSALPPPVPTNVAGLGHVNHPMFSPDGRSIVVTADLAAVSVEPISMPMFLHSVRPYGDIFSFDIDPVDMDKNKDIQKFHRVTHSRYEYATPVWTQFAIDDPNAPWKLLVASHTTARSYKPACPYMHSDGGQSWHMTGHLVIPQRHC; translated from the exons ATGGGCCGCGGCAGCATCGCTGCCTTCGCCTCGTACAGGCCACCATGTCAATGGGACATCTTCTCGTGCCCGATCCCGCCAACCGGTGGTGGCAGTGACGAGGTGCACCTCTCCGACGGCGTCTCCTACAACCACAACGGCCGGCCCATCCCGGCGGCGGCTCTGAAGGCGCTCATCGCCAAGAAACCTGAGCTCGCCGCCGAGTGTGGCGCCACCGCCGACGACGTGGACACGGGCCGCGCCACCGGCCTCGTCTTCGTCTCGGAGAGGGAGGAGGGCCTGGAGACGCTGCACGTCGCTCTGCGCTTCGACGGCAAGGTGAAGGTGCTGAGCCTGGCCGACATCTACGGCGCCGACACCTTCGGCGGCGTGCGCATGGAGGACAGCGGCTGTTTCGGCGGCGGCTTGGCTCCCGACGCCGCCGACGACCCTTGCATCGTCTACGTCTCCACCAAGAAGCCGGTGGAGAAGCGGCGCACCCCATGGACGGTGGTGTACCGGACCAACCTCAGGACCGGCGAGACGGTGAGGCTCACTCCAGACGGGGAGTACGATCTGAGCCCGGCCGTGTCGCCGTCGGGGAAGAGGGTGGCCGTGGCCAAGTTCAGCGACAACAAATGGAGCGGCGAGATCGAGCACCTCAAGACCGACATCGTGGTCATGATCATGAACGTGGACCGCAACGCGCAGGGCGGCGGCAAGCCGCTGGACGACCGGGCAGTGTGCATCCAGGACGCCGGCTGGCCGTCGTGGGGCAGCGACAACGTCATCTTCTTCCACAGAGCGGTGGACAAGAAAGACGACCCCGACAGCGACAGGCTCACGCCGCACTGGGGCGTGTACCGCTACGACATCGCCGCCGGCCGCACGGAGCCCGTCACGCCGGGGAACATCTACGCGATGACTCCGGCGGCCATCAGCGAGACCAAGGTGGCCGTGGCCACCATCCGGCAGAGAACCAACCAGATGGGCGGCGCGCGCGACGCGGACATGTTCCGCCACATCGAGATCTTCGACGTCCCCGGCCCCGGCGGCACCCAGCAGCCGTCAGTGAAGATCacccaggtcgtgtggcccaagGCCGACCACTACAACCCCTTCGTGCTCCATGGCGGCGCCTGCATCGGCTACCACCGCGCCACAACCGagaggctgctggaggag ACTGGGAAAAGCAACGTGGCGAGGAGCTTCGACAAGCTGCAGTCGGTGCACAAGGACGTGGATGTGTTCAGGGTGTCCGGCGTCTTCCCCACCGTCTCCTCCGACGGCTCCAAGCTCGCCTTCGTTGACAACGAGTTCAAGGCCGTGTGGGTCGCCGACGAACCACGAGGATTGCGTGTCGTCTGGGAG TGGAGAAGGCCGAACAGTGTCTTCTCGACGGCGTGGAACCACGACCCGGACAAGGACGTGCTGTACGTCTGCGTCGGCCCGGCGTTCAGCGCCGACAGCCGGCTGGAGATCCACGCCATCTTCAACGCGTCGGGAGACGAGTCGCAGAGGCAGTTAAGGAAGCTCACCGCCGGAGGCTTCAACAACGCCTTCCCGAGCAGCAACCCGGCGGGGACCAAGATCGTGTTCAGGTCGACCAAggacgcgccgccgccgccgccgggaggtTTCAGGCAAAAGAACCTGTACATCATGGAGGACGCCATGGAAGGGGAGTCTGCCGGAGTGACACGGCTGACCGACGGCGACTGGACCGACACCCACTGCCAGTGGTCGCCCAGCGGCGACTGGATCGTCTTCTCGTCCTCACGCCACAAGCCGGACGGCGCGCCCAAGACGGACAACTTCCTCGACCCCGGCTACTTCGGCGTGTACCTGGTGAATCCGGCGAGCCCCAAGGCCGTCGTCAGGGTGATGACGAGCGCGCTGCCGCCACCGGTGCCGACCAACGTGGCCGGCCTCGGCCACGTCAACCACCCCATGTTCAGCCCGGACGGCAGGAGCATCGTCGTCACCGCCGACCTCGCCGCGGTGTCCGTGGAGCCGATCTCCATGCCCATGTTCCTGCACTCCGTCAGGCCCTACGGCGACATCTTCTCGTTCGACATCGACCCCGTCGACATGGACAAGAACAAGGACATCCAGAAGTTTCACCGCGTCACGCACAGCCGCTACGAGTACGCCACGCCGGTGTGGACCCAGTTCGCCATTGACGACCCGAATGCTCCGTGGAAGTTGCTGGTGGCGTCACACACTACAGCTCGCAGCTACAAGCCGGCGTGCCCGTATATGCATTCTGACGGTGGACAGAGCTGGCACATGACCGGACACCTCGTCATCCCACAGAGACACTGCTAG
- the LOC8064996 gene encoding uncharacterized protein LOC8064996 yields the protein MYIYMCSHYWCYQAVNLQIPSCPLLIRAASAGRSRKPGTKSSAPNKMFNDDEEPIAPASNAGKQVRGFSDVGKASVKPYYPKEAPLGASTVRVLLDVSSSSSTAGRAALDLVVVLDVSGSMRDFGRLDKLKSAMRFIIKKLAPMDRLSVVTFNGGATRECPLRAMSEDAVPVLTDIVDGLVARGGTNIEAGLKMGLQVLDGRRYTGARTAGVILMSDGEQNSGDATRVRNPQNYPVYTLSFGSNADMNLLQKLAGGGGTYNPVLDSGGMSMLDVFSQLMAGLLTVVVRDLYLILSKPAAVVVAATHPDDHDLDKIVKVDPGDFRQETDAQSGTVTVKFGDLFSGEVRKVVVELSLRETSSSDYDAEILDVEVSYPNEQGERKKLVGQTLHVKRTSTASDNGGTTPELEAELLRRQHAVSIRAARLLADDEKLGAARARLQKAQRELEGVLEETNPMVAVLRTELQQLMDCMRSEDLYKTKGKPYALAVELSHARQRFAARGVNDGVRLFATPRMDAYLEQARKFAEDPSAPLPTADEDAAVEPTGADVVAEDPNNAPLPATGDADADVEVEIAKVVDDAPSKVVYYMQVAVLLLKGIENIVKRLWERLGMA from the exons atgtatatatacatgtGCAGCCATTACTGGTGCTACCAAGCTGTGAACCTGCAGATCCCGAGCTGCCCGCTGCTTATTAGAGCTGCCAGTGCCGGCCGCAGCAGGAAGCCAGGAACGAAGTCGTCGGCGCCCAACAAGATGTTCAACGACGATGAAGAGCCTATCGCTCCTGCTTCGAATGCAG GGAAGCAAGTGCGTGGGTTCAGCGACGTGGGGAAAGCATCGGTGAAGCCCTACTACCCGAAGGAGGCACCCCTGGGAGCCAGCACCGTGCGTGTGCTGCTGGACGTGAGCAGCTCATCTTCCACGGCCGGAAGGGCGGCGCTGGACCTTGTCGTGGTGCTGGATGTCAGCGGCAGCATGCGTGACTTCGGCAGGCTCGACAAGCTCAAGTCGGCCATGCGATTCATCATCAAGAAGCTCGCCCCCATGGACCGCCTCTCCGTCGTCACCTTCAACGGCGGAGCCACCAGGGAGTGCCCACTGCGCGCCATGTCCGAGGACGCCGTCCCCGTCCTCACCGACATCGTCGACGGCCTTGTCGCCAGAGGCGGGACCAACATCGAGGCTGGCCTTAAGATGGGCCTCCAGGTCCTGGACGGCCGCCGGTACACCGGTGCCCGCACCGCCGGCGTCATCCTCATGTCCGACGGGGAGCAGAACAGTGGCGACGCCACGAGGGTCCGCAACCCGCAGAACTACCCCGTCTACACGCTCTCGTTCGGCTCGAACGCCGACATGAATCTGCTCCAGaagctcgccggcggcggcggcacgtaTAATCCTGTCCTGGACAGCGGCGGCATGAGCATGCTCGACGTCTTCTCGCAGCTCATGGCCGGACTCCTCACGGTGGTGGTGCGGGACCTGTACCTGATCCTGTCCAAGCCTGCTGCTGTCGTGGTTGCTGCTACCCACCCGGATGACCATGACCTCGACAAGATCGTCAAGGTGGACCCCGGGGATTTCAGGCAGGAGACCGACGCCCAGTCCGGCACGGTCACCGTCAAGTTCGGCGACCTCTTCAGCGGCGAAGTGCGCAAGGTCGTCGTGGAGCTCTCGCTGAGAGAGACGAGCAGCAGCGACTACGACGCGGAGATCCTGGACGTGGAGGTGAGCTACCCCAACGAGCAAGGCGAGAGGAAGAAGCTGGTGGGCCAGACCCTCCACGTGAAGCGCACCAGCACCGCGAGCGACAACGGCGGAACCACGCCGGAGCTGGAGGCGGAGCTGCTCCGGCGGCAGCACGCGGTGTCCATCAGGGCGGCGAGGCTGCTGGCGGACGACGAGAAGCTGGGAGCCGCCAGGGCCAGGCTGCAGAAGGCGCAGCGCGAGCTGGAGGGCGTCCTGGAGGAGACCAACCCCATGGTGGCCGTGCTCAGGACGGAGCTGCAGCAGCTGATGGACTGCATGAGATCAGAGGACCTGTACAAGACGAAGGGCAAACCGTACGCGCTCGCCGTCGAGCTCTCCCACGCGCGCCAGCGCTTCGCCGCCAGGGGTGTCAACGACGGTGTCCGCCTCTTCGCCACCCCCCGCATGGACGCGTATCTCGAGCAGGCCAGGAAGTTCGCCGAGGACCCCAGCGCGCCTCTGCCCACCGCAGATGAGGACGCCGCCGTGGAACCCACCGGCGCAGATGTGGTCGCCGAGGACCCCAACAACGCGCCTCTGCCCGCCACCGGAGATGCGGACGCCGATGTAGAGGTAGAGATCGCCAAGGTCGTGGACGATGCCCCGAGCAAGGTTGTGTACTACATGCAGGTCGCCGTGCTGTTGCTGAAGGGCATCGAGAATA